From the genome of Luteibacter rhizovicinus DSM 16549:
CGTACGGCCGACGGCGAAGCCGCGAACGGTGGCGCTCTCCTGGGCGTCGGCGAAGCCGGCGGCCAACGTATCCACGGGCGCATTGAGGCCGAGCAGGAGGACACCGCGGCAATACGGATCCCGCTCATGGATGAGCGCGTCGATCGCCGCCCAGGCGTCACGACGGGGCGGGCAAAGCTTCCACCAGTCCGGACGGATGCCGAGGTTGTAGATGCGCTTCATCGACCGCAGGACCTGGTCGTCGCGGTGCGCGGCGTCCTTGCAGCCCGGCGGGATGACCTCGAGCAGCAACTCGTGGCCGCTGACCTTCGCCGCGTCATAAAGCGCGAGCAGCTGGGTCTCCTGCTCCACGCGATGCATGGGGTCGGCGTCCGGGTCGAAGGCGACCAGGCACTTGATCACGTGCTCTTTCGGCCAGCTGACCAGCTGGGTGCCGATGGAGCGGCCGCGTTCGAACTCCAGCGGGTTGGAGCCGGGGACTTCCACCGGACGACCGATCCACCAGCCACGGCCGCTGGCCGCATTGAGTGCGTCCTGGCCGTAGCGATCGTCGGCGAGCAGGCCGATGTGGCCATGTAACTGGCCGGCACGCTCGGTGGCAGCGACCGCCTCGACGAGCAACTCCTTCAGGCGCGGGATCTTTGCTTCGTCGCCGCCGACCTCGCGGCTGAGTTCGAAGAACGGCGTGCGGTGGTCGAAGGCGAACACATACAGGTCATCCCATGCCTTGCGCGGCACCGAGGTGCGGTGCAGGTGGGAAAGCTCCTTGTCCAGGTCCGGACGCGGAATACCGCCCTCGCGGGCAAGGAAGGCATCCAGCTCGGCAGGACTCGGCATCGCCGGTGCGCAACCGTGGCGCGATACGACGATCGCGCCGCAGGCGTTGGCGAAGGCGCAGGACCGTTCGACCGACTCGCCGCTCAGCCAGCCGGTGAGAAAGCCGGAAAGGAAGGCATCGCCAGCGCCGAGCACGTTGAGTACTTCGACCCGGCTGCCGCGATACGTGGGCGCCTCCTCGATCGTGGCGGGAATGACGCCGTCGATGACGCTGCAGCCGATGGCGCCGCGCTTGACCACCAGGGTCGCCGCGGTGATTCCGCGAACGGCGCGCAGGGCGGCCATGAGGTCTTCGCTGCCACCGGCGATGTGGAACTCTTCCTCGGTACCGACGATGAGGTCGAAGCCGGGAAGGATCGCCTGCAAATGGCGCGTGACGTGATCGGCGGCGACGAAGCGCTGTTCGCCTTCGCCACGACCGGTCAGGCCCCAGAGCACCGGGCGGTAGTCGATATCGAGCACGGTGCGCACGTCGTGCTTGCGTGCCAGCTCGATCGCCCGCGAGCTCGCGGCGTGAACGCCGGGTTCGGAGAAGTGCGTGCCGGTGATGGCGAGCGCGCGACAGGTCGCGATGAACGCTTCGTCGATGTCGTCCGCGGTCAGTGCCATATCGGCGCAGTTTTCGCGATAGAACAGCAGCGGGAAGGTTTCGCGATCCTTGATGCCGAGGATCGCCAGCGCGGTGAGGCGCTCGTGATCGATCCGGATCTGGCTGATATCGCTGCCTTCGGCGGCGAGCGTCTCGGTGAGGAAGCGACCCATGTGGTCGTCACCGACGCGAGCGAGCATGGCGGAGTGCATGCCCAGGCGGGCCGTGCCGAAGGCGACGTTGGCCGAGGAGCCGCCAAGGTACTTGGCGAAGCTTGTCACGTCTTCGAGACGGGCGCCGATCTGCTGGGCGTAGAGATCCACGGCGAGCCGGCCGAGGCAGGCGACGTCGATGGGGCGGGAGGAGGAACGGGGCAGGGGGCTTCGCATAAGGGTTCCGTGATCAGGCCGCGTTGCGGCCTTCCAGTTCGTCGACCAGGCTCTGGATCTCCGTGCCGCCGGCCATCATGTCGAGCACCGCTTCCTTGGTGATGTCCTTCTTGGAGAAGGTGCCCATGGACTGGCCGCGGTTGAGCAGCGTGAAGCTGTCGGCGATCGGGTAAGCGTGGTGCACGTTATGGGTGATGAAGATCACCGAGATGCCGCGCTCGCGCGCCTGGTGGATGAGCTTGAGCACGTTGCACGATTGCTTGACGCCGAGAGCGGCGGTGGGCTCGTCGAGGATCAGCACCTTGGCGCCGAAGTGGATGGCGCGCGCAATGGCGAGGCACTGGCGTTCACCGCCGGACATCGTGCCCACCGGCTGGCTGGCATCGCGCACGCGGATGCCCATCTCGCTCAGCTTGTCCCGGGCGGTCTCGTTGGCATAGTTCATGTCGATGACGGGAATGACGCCGAACAGCTTCTTGCGCGGTTCGCGACCGGCGAAGAAGTTGCGTGCCACGCTCATCAGCGGCACGAGTGCGAGATCCTGGTAGACCGTGGCGATGCCGCGGTCGAGGGCTTCGCGCGGCGAGTTGAAGTGCACGGCCTCGCCGTCGACGCGGTAGGAGCCCGAGCTCGGCTGGTGAACGCCGGCCAGGGTCTTGATCAGCGTGGACTTGCCCGCGCCGTTATCGCCGAGCAGGCAATGCACTTCGCCGCGCTTGAGGCGCAGGGTGACGCCCTGCAGCGCAATGACGGTGCCGAAGAACTTGCTGACGTCGTCGAGTTCGAGGATGTAATCGTCGGCCATGGTGGCGCTCCTACTTCGTCGCCGCAGCGCGGCTGCGGATGTAATGGTTGAACAGCACCGCCAGCAGCAACATGCCGCCGAGGAAGACGCGGTACCAGTCGGAATCGATATTGGTGTACGAGATGCCGATCTGTACGACGCCGAAGATCAGCGCGCCGAAGCAGGCACCGATGACCGAACCGAAGCCACCGGTGAGCAGGGTGCCGCCGATGACCACGGCGATGATCGCTTCGAATTCCTTCTGCAGGCCGCGATCGGCCGCGGCGGAACCCACATCGGCGACCTGGAGCACGCCGAACAGGCAGGCGCAGAACGCGGTGAGGACGAACAGCGAGATCTTCACGCGACGCACCGGCACGCCGACATTCTTCGCGGCGTTGGAATCGCCGCCGACGGTGTAGATCCAGTTGCCGAAGCGGGTGCGTGCAAGCACGAAGCCGGCGGCGAGCGCCATGACGATCCACCAGACGAGCACCTTGGGCAGGCCACCGACCACCGGCTCGCCGCTGGGCAGCTTGGTGATCAGGTCCATGCTGGCCAGGCCGTTGAACAGCCAGTGGAAGGTCGTGCCCTGGAACACGGCGGAGATCACCGGATCGTCGGTGAACTTGTCGCCGATGCCGCTGACGATGGTGCTGTTGGCGAAGCTGGTGGAAAGCACCAGCGTGAGGCCACGCAGGATGAACATGAAAGCCAGCGTCACGATGAACGACGGCAGTTTCGTGCGGACGACCAGGTAGCCGTTGAGCGCGCCCAGCGCCATGGAACCGACGAAGGCGAAGATCACCGCGGCCCACAGCGGCCAGCCGAGGTACATGGGTGGAATGGCGACCATGACGCCGGCGAAGCCGATCATCGAACCCATCGACAGATCGAATTCGCCGGCAATCATGAGGAGGCAGGCGCCCACGGCGATGATGCCGAGGTAGCCCGCCACCTGGGCCCAGTTGATGATGCCATCGAGCGCGAACATGCCCGAGCCGCCGGCGAAAACGCCGAAGAAGGCGAAGACGAGCACCGTGCCCGCGATGGACCCGAGCTCGGGCCGGTCGAGCAGGATGCGCCACGGTGACAGCTTGCGTACGCGTTCGTCCGTGGGTTTCGTATCAGTCATGTTGGTAACGCTCTGGTTGATGGCACTCATGGCTCTTGGTCCTTACCTGTCGCTCAGCGGTACGTGCCGGCGTATTTTTCGACCGTCGCCACGTTGTCCTTGGTGACGAACGCGGGACCCGAGCTGACGCCCGTGGCGGTATAGACCGGATGCAGGTCGTACTGCGTCAGGCGGGCCTGGAACTTCGGGTTGGCCTTCAGCGCGGCGATGATCTTTGCCGGGTCGTTGGTCTTCTGGTCATGCGCGATCACCAGGGCGGCGATACCCATGTAGCCCTGCAGGTAGGGCTGCTGGTCGATCGCGTACTGGATGGTTC
Proteins encoded in this window:
- a CDS encoding ABC transporter permease yields the protein MSAINQSVTNMTDTKPTDERVRKLSPWRILLDRPELGSIAGTVLVFAFFGVFAGGSGMFALDGIINWAQVAGYLGIIAVGACLLMIAGEFDLSMGSMIGFAGVMVAIPPMYLGWPLWAAVIFAFVGSMALGALNGYLVVRTKLPSFIVTLAFMFILRGLTLVLSTSFANSTIVSGIGDKFTDDPVISAVFQGTTFHWLFNGLASMDLITKLPSGEPVVGGLPKVLVWWIVMALAAGFVLARTRFGNWIYTVGGDSNAAKNVGVPVRRVKISLFVLTAFCACLFGVLQVADVGSAAADRGLQKEFEAIIAVVIGGTLLTGGFGSVIGACFGALIFGVVQIGISYTNIDSDWYRVFLGGMLLLAVLFNHYIRSRAAATK
- a CDS encoding ATP-binding cassette domain-containing protein, with protein sequence MADDYILELDDVSKFFGTVIALQGVTLRLKRGEVHCLLGDNGAGKSTLIKTLAGVHQPSSGSYRVDGEAVHFNSPREALDRGIATVYQDLALVPLMSVARNFFAGREPRKKLFGVIPVIDMNYANETARDKLSEMGIRVRDASQPVGTMSGGERQCLAIARAIHFGAKVLILDEPTAALGVKQSCNVLKLIHQARERGISVIFITHNVHHAYPIADSFTLLNRGQSMGTFSKKDITKEAVLDMMAGGTEIQSLVDELEGRNAA
- a CDS encoding bifunctional 5-dehydro-2-deoxygluconokinase/5-dehydro-2-deoxyphosphogluconate aldolase; this encodes MRSPLPRSSSRPIDVACLGRLAVDLYAQQIGARLEDVTSFAKYLGGSSANVAFGTARLGMHSAMLARVGDDHMGRFLTETLAAEGSDISQIRIDHERLTALAILGIKDRETFPLLFYRENCADMALTADDIDEAFIATCRALAITGTHFSEPGVHAASSRAIELARKHDVRTVLDIDYRPVLWGLTGRGEGEQRFVAADHVTRHLQAILPGFDLIVGTEEEFHIAGGSEDLMAALRAVRGITAATLVVKRGAIGCSVIDGVIPATIEEAPTYRGSRVEVLNVLGAGDAFLSGFLTGWLSGESVERSCAFANACGAIVVSRHGCAPAMPSPAELDAFLAREGGIPRPDLDKELSHLHRTSVPRKAWDDLYVFAFDHRTPFFELSREVGGDEAKIPRLKELLVEAVAATERAGQLHGHIGLLADDRYGQDALNAASGRGWWIGRPVEVPGSNPLEFERGRSIGTQLVSWPKEHVIKCLVAFDPDADPMHRVEQETQLLALYDAAKVSGHELLLEVIPPGCKDAAHRDDQVLRSMKRIYNLGIRPDWWKLCPPRRDAWAAIDALIHERDPYCRGVLLLGLNAPVDTLAAGFADAQESATVRGFAVGRTLFIEPASAWLAGKIDDATLVAQARAAFERMIALWRDGRRTPDQRIKEGAAA